The following coding sequences are from one Methanohalophilus halophilus window:
- a CDS encoding DUF2073 domain-containing protein has product MQGIQMDLLSEDRLARMSPVEKVRFIIDEVKNGKILVLERGLSPEEEANLIEMTMTQIAPDEFSGIEMETYPAHETKSFLGKLFNKGPKGRLTLIGPADQLKTLKKDRDMITALVSSNR; this is encoded by the coding sequence ATGCAGGGTATTCAAATGGATTTACTTTCAGAGGACCGTCTTGCAAGGATGAGTCCTGTGGAAAAGGTTCGTTTCATCATTGATGAAGTCAAAAACGGCAAAATCCTTGTACTCGAAAGAGGACTCAGTCCTGAAGAGGAAGCCAACCTTATCGAGATGACAATGACACAAATAGCACCGGATGAATTCTCAGGTATCGAAATGGAAACATATCCAGCCCACGAAACAAAGTCTTTTTTGGGAAAACTTTTCAACAAAGGCCCAAAAGGCAGACTGACCCTTATTGGCCCGGCCGATCAGCTCAAGACCCTCAAAAAAGACAGGGATATGATTACAGCATTGGTATCCTCAAACAGATAA
- a CDS encoding NOG1 family protein, whose amino-acid sequence MIFEKISTVPTEDELVDKAFRRASRANAGKERGGREAALKADESMVLTAGNILTDNLSNIVRRFPSFETIPPFYYELAQILVDVDRMRQSLSRLDWASYKIHDLSREYVQKMRGAPSSPQVRREAFGRMASVISSIKKDLLYLNEARNKLRKLPDVREEPTIVVAGYPNVGKSSFVAAVTDARPEVASYPFTTKGVTIGHFMRGYNRYQVIDTPGLLDRPMSDRNEVEMQAITALKYLDAVVIFILDPSETCGYEMSQQVKLLDDVRDNFGLPVLVAANKLDLCEHNTVKVDIEMSTLSGEGIDEALSLLLERLQE is encoded by the coding sequence ATGATATTTGAGAAGATTAGTACAGTACCTACAGAAGATGAACTTGTGGACAAGGCTTTCAGGCGAGCCAGTCGTGCAAATGCAGGTAAGGAGAGAGGAGGTAGGGAGGCTGCTCTGAAAGCAGATGAATCAATGGTACTTACTGCAGGTAACATCCTGACAGATAATCTCTCCAACATTGTGAGGAGGTTCCCCAGCTTTGAAACCATACCACCTTTTTATTATGAACTGGCCCAGATTCTTGTAGATGTCGACAGGATGAGGCAATCATTATCCCGGCTTGACTGGGCATCTTATAAGATTCATGATCTCTCTAGGGAATATGTCCAGAAAATGAGAGGTGCCCCTTCATCACCACAGGTGCGAAGAGAAGCTTTTGGCAGGATGGCTTCCGTTATTTCATCCATCAAGAAGGATCTTTTGTATCTGAATGAAGCCCGCAACAAACTTCGCAAGCTTCCGGATGTGAGGGAAGAACCCACAATAGTTGTGGCAGGTTATCCCAATGTGGGTAAGTCGAGTTTTGTGGCTGCTGTCACCGATGCAAGGCCAGAGGTTGCTTCATACCCCTTTACAACCAAGGGTGTTACGATAGGTCACTTTATGCGAGGATATAACCGTTATCAAGTAATTGATACCCCCGGTCTGCTCGATCGCCCGATGTCGGATCGCAATGAAGTGGAGATGCAGGCTATAACTGCTCTGAAATATCTTGATGCAGTGGTAATTTTCATCCTTGATCCCAGCGAAACCTGTGGCTATGAAATGTCCCAGCAGGTAAAATTGCTTGATGATGTACGGGATAATTTTGGATTGCCTGTGCTGGTCGCTGCAAACAAATTGGACCTTTGCGAACATAACACTGTTAAAGTGGATATTGAAATGTCCACCCTCTCCGGTGAAGGAATAGATGAGGCGCTTTCATTGTTGCTCGAGCGCCTGCAAGAATAA
- a CDS encoding pyridoxal phosphate-dependent aminotransferase, protein MFAGKFSQRVQDIDISGIRKIFEAAGSDAINLGLGQPDFDTPEHVKKGAIDAINEGFTGYTLGPGIIELREALSKKFREENAIATTPDDIIVTSGASEALEIALASLVNPGDEVLLADPGFVSYASLAGIMGGKGIGVPLSDDLRMQPEDVMEKITSKTKAFIVNSPSNPTGAVQTKKDIKGFAEIADDYDITLISDEVYEHFIYEGEHVSPAQYSDNVITVNATSKTYSMTGWRLGYVTAPSEYIQQMLKVHQYVQACACSISQRAALAAIQGPLDPVVHMREEFKKRRDVLIEGLNGMGIKCHKPAGAFYAFPEVEPEYAQQLIANGVVVVPGEAFGEGGAGHMRISYATSMQNIKKAMEIMKETL, encoded by the coding sequence ATGTTTGCCGGGAAATTCTCACAGAGGGTACAGGACATTGATATATCCGGCATCCGCAAGATATTCGAAGCGGCCGGATCGGATGCCATCAATCTTGGATTGGGCCAGCCGGATTTCGACACACCCGAACATGTAAAAAAGGGTGCTATAGATGCCATAAATGAAGGATTTACAGGCTATACCCTGGGACCCGGCATCATAGAACTCAGGGAGGCATTGAGCAAAAAGTTCCGGGAAGAAAATGCAATTGCCACTACACCGGATGATATAATCGTAACATCCGGTGCCTCAGAGGCCCTGGAAATAGCACTTGCATCACTGGTAAACCCGGGTGATGAAGTTCTTCTTGCAGATCCGGGTTTCGTATCATACGCATCCCTTGCAGGAATCATGGGAGGGAAAGGAATCGGTGTGCCCCTATCCGATGACCTGAGAATGCAACCCGAAGACGTGATGGAAAAAATCACCTCAAAAACCAAAGCTTTTATCGTGAATTCCCCTTCCAATCCCACAGGGGCCGTCCAGACGAAAAAGGATATTAAAGGATTTGCCGAGATTGCAGATGACTATGACATTACACTGATTTCTGATGAGGTCTATGAGCATTTTATCTATGAAGGAGAACATGTCAGCCCCGCCCAATATTCAGACAATGTAATTACCGTGAATGCAACATCAAAGACCTATTCGATGACCGGCTGGAGACTGGGATACGTTACCGCTCCTTCAGAATACATCCAGCAAATGTTAAAAGTTCATCAATATGTACAGGCTTGTGCATGTTCCATTTCCCAGAGGGCTGCCCTTGCTGCCATTCAGGGACCACTTGACCCGGTTGTACATATGCGCGAAGAATTTAAAAAGCGCAGGGATGTACTCATAGAAGGGCTCAATGGGATGGGCATCAAATGCCACAAGCCCGCCGGTGCATTTTATGCATTCCCCGAAGTCGAACCCGAATACGCCCAGCAACTTATCGCAAATGGAGTAGTGGTCGTGCCGGGCGAAGCATTCGGCGAAGGTGGAGCAGGACATATGCGAATATCATACGCCACCTCCATGCAAAACATAAAAAAAGCAATGGAAATTATGAAAGAAACGCTTTAA
- a CDS encoding YkgJ family cysteine cluster protein — protein sequence MKEKEYRSLILKDLKKQVMDSISISLHELVVEIVRTGFRCSGCGRCCKFSTGDNSVLLTYFDIDNLKKSGNINAIEPTVAEEDMFLADTEGNVHTFGWRLKRKKNGECVFLDEGGCTIYPLRPLLCRTYPFYIAEGKLEISECGGKGRVLPLYHARRLANEVLQRYIIELRDTMMTYRHFNNESVSLVMDFLPKSDFQLIVHDSRGKWKLDDE from the coding sequence ATGAAGGAAAAAGAATATCGTTCACTTATTTTAAAGGACCTGAAAAAACAGGTCATGGACTCTATTTCTATATCTCTTCATGAATTGGTCGTGGAAATAGTCCGTACCGGTTTCAGATGCAGTGGATGTGGCAGATGCTGCAAGTTTTCCACAGGAGATAACAGCGTACTGCTAACCTATTTTGATATTGATAACTTGAAAAAAAGCGGCAATATAAATGCGATTGAACCGACGGTAGCAGAAGAGGATATGTTTCTGGCAGATACTGAAGGTAATGTACATACATTTGGCTGGAGGCTCAAAAGGAAAAAAAATGGAGAGTGTGTCTTCCTAGATGAGGGCGGATGCACCATATATCCATTGAGGCCCCTTCTCTGCAGGACCTATCCTTTCTATATCGCAGAAGGCAAGCTGGAAATTTCTGAATGCGGTGGTAAGGGCAGGGTTTTACCTCTTTATCATGCGCGCAGGCTTGCAAATGAAGTGTTACAACGCTATATTATTGAACTTCGGGATACCATGATGACCTACAGGCATTTTAACAATGAATCTGTATCACTGGTTATGGATTTTCTGCCAAAGTCTGATTTTCAATTAATTGTACATGATAGCAGGGGTAAATGGAAACTCGATGACGAATGA
- a CDS encoding phosphate uptake regulator PhoU, whose translation MDIETRKVQQTGGSTYIISLPKPWAQRMGVEAGSRVSVRNQPDGSLNIATLDTTTKPKKRKMEITNYKGEGLIRNIIAAYVAGYDLIELVSPRILAEQKKIIREVCHKLIGPEIIEETSKGVLIQDLLNPEEVSIKKSIRRMYLISTSMHKDAIQSLKTGEKDLALDVMLRDDEVDRLFLLISKQFRSLFRGTRLADTTETSIDEYHDFRLVASSLERIADHAHRIAGVTRKLQGPVPEEIMEPIEKASEEARSTVEKAIDALYGCDVKLANKTIENIQHIKTDVDKLNASFMKLKDVGTVVGLGTVADSIERTAEYGTNIAETAINMAIATTEESA comes from the coding sequence ATGGATATAGAAACAAGAAAAGTACAGCAAACCGGAGGTTCTACATACATTATTTCCCTCCCAAAACCCTGGGCGCAGAGAATGGGAGTTGAAGCAGGCTCCAGAGTATCCGTCAGAAACCAACCCGATGGATCCCTTAATATAGCCACTCTGGATACCACAACAAAACCCAAAAAACGTAAGATGGAAATCACCAATTACAAGGGAGAAGGCCTGATTCGTAACATAATTGCCGCCTATGTTGCCGGTTATGACCTTATCGAACTTGTTTCACCAAGAATACTTGCCGAGCAGAAAAAAATAATAAGAGAAGTTTGCCACAAATTAATCGGCCCCGAAATCATCGAGGAAACCTCCAAAGGTGTTCTCATACAGGATTTACTCAACCCTGAAGAAGTTTCCATCAAAAAAAGTATCCGCAGAATGTACCTTATTTCCACTTCAATGCACAAGGATGCCATCCAGTCTCTCAAGACCGGTGAAAAAGACCTTGCACTTGATGTGATGCTCAGGGATGATGAAGTGGACAGATTGTTTTTACTTATCTCAAAACAGTTCCGCTCTCTTTTCAGGGGAACACGGCTTGCCGATACCACAGAGACATCCATTGATGAATATCATGATTTCCGACTTGTTGCAAGTTCCCTGGAAAGGATTGCAGACCATGCACACAGAATCGCAGGAGTTACCAGAAAACTGCAGGGGCCTGTTCCCGAAGAAATAATGGAGCCTATTGAAAAAGCGAGCGAGGAGGCACGCAGCACTGTGGAAAAAGCAATTGATGCCCTCTATGGTTGTGATGTGAAGCTTGCGAATAAAACCATTGAGAACATACAGCACATAAAAACCGATGTTGACAAACTCAATGCATCCTTTATGAAGCTAAAAGATGTAGGGACCGTAGTAGGACTGGGAACCGTGGCCGATAGTATAGAGAGGACAGCAGAATACGGGACAAATATTGCTGAGACTGCTATAAATATGGCCATCGCCACTACAGAGGAAAGTGCCTGA
- a CDS encoding protein-L-isoaspartate O-methyltransferase, translating into MEYEEKRKELVNQIKEEGIGKQVLEAMGKVPRHLFVSKDLKNSAYIDSPLPIGNRQTISAPHMVAIMCDVLKIEKGMKILEIGTGSGYNAAVMAEMVGKEGHIYSIERISFLKQFAENNLKSAGYTNVTVIEADGTLGYSPEAPYERMCVTSAAPSIPQPLKEQLSAGGIMVIPVGKYMQNLILVHKLDDGTFSEENLGGVIFVPLIGKYGYRESI; encoded by the coding sequence TTGGAGTATGAAGAGAAACGTAAGGAACTGGTAAACCAGATAAAAGAAGAAGGAATCGGAAAACAGGTGCTTGAAGCTATGGGTAAAGTTCCCAGGCATCTTTTCGTTTCCAAAGATCTTAAGAATTCTGCATATATTGATTCCCCGTTGCCTATAGGGAACAGGCAAACGATTTCAGCACCTCATATGGTAGCCATAATGTGTGATGTCCTGAAAATAGAAAAGGGCATGAAGATTCTTGAAATCGGAACCGGTTCCGGATATAATGCTGCTGTTATGGCCGAAATGGTAGGCAAAGAGGGCCATATATACAGCATTGAAAGAATCTCTTTTTTAAAGCAATTTGCCGAAAATAATCTTAAAAGCGCGGGTTATACAAATGTTACTGTCATCGAAGCCGACGGCACTCTCGGTTATTCCCCCGAGGCTCCATATGAACGTATGTGTGTAACCTCCGCAGCTCCATCTATTCCTCAACCTCTCAAAGAGCAACTTTCAGCTGGCGGAATTATGGTGATTCCGGTTGGAAAATACATGCAAAACCTGATTCTTGTCCACAAACTTGATGACGGAACCTTCAGTGAGGAAAACCTTGGCGGCGTTATTTTTGTACCCCTTATTGGAAAATACGGGTACAGAGAATCTATTTAA
- a CDS encoding phosphoribosyl-ATP diphosphatase → MSSISVLEDVYDVIEDRKENAVEGSYVCSLLKHNKGMDKILEKIGEESTEVILAAKNGQKDRIIEESCDLFFHMLVMLSANNITLDEISAEMKGRRH, encoded by the coding sequence ATGAGTTCAATTTCAGTTCTAGAAGATGTATATGATGTTATAGAAGACCGCAAAGAAAACGCAGTTGAGGGTTCTTATGTATGCTCTCTCTTGAAGCACAATAAAGGGATGGATAAGATTCTGGAAAAAATAGGTGAAGAATCCACCGAAGTAATCCTTGCCGCAAAAAATGGACAGAAGGACAGGATCATTGAGGAATCCTGCGATTTGTTTTTCCACATGCTGGTTATGCTTTCAGCCAACAATATTACCCTGGACGAGATATCTGCTGAGATGAAAGGCAGACGTCACTGA
- a CDS encoding 3-isopropylmalate dehydratase large subunit, producing MSVNDSHPMTISEKIFSRASGKEVKAGDFVLANIDLAMTHDITGPLAVDGFYEIMEGREEKKVWDPSKIVILFDHQVPADSLHAAKNHIMLREFAQEQNILNYDVYEGVCHQVVPEKGHVKPGDLVVGSDSHTCAYGSLGAFSTGVGSTDMAAVLASGKLWFRVPQTIRFEVEGKLPERVYSKDLILHLIGDVGVEGARYMAAEYAGSTVRSLSISERMTMSNMAIEMGGKAGIIEPDGVTEKYLQERIPGYKLDPEWVSDEGADYQDIRHYDVSNLEPQLACPHNVDNVKPVSEVEGTKVDQVFVGSCTNGRFEDLEIVANMMGDEPVAEGVRLLVIPASRTEYLKALRAGYIEQFMEAGAIVESACCGPCMGGSFGLLGDGEVGLATSNRNFRGREGSAESFVYLGSPATAAAAALTGEITDPRKI from the coding sequence ATGTCTGTCAATGACTCTCATCCAATGACTATTTCAGAAAAGATATTTTCCCGTGCCTCGGGTAAGGAAGTCAAAGCCGGGGACTTCGTCCTTGCAAATATTGACCTTGCAATGACCCATGACATCACCGGTCCGCTGGCGGTTGATGGTTTCTATGAAATCATGGAAGGCAGGGAAGAGAAAAAAGTGTGGGACCCCAGCAAGATTGTAATCCTGTTTGACCATCAGGTCCCGGCTGATTCTCTCCATGCAGCAAAGAATCACATTATGCTGCGTGAGTTTGCACAGGAGCAGAATATTCTCAATTATGACGTTTATGAAGGGGTCTGCCATCAGGTGGTGCCCGAAAAGGGACATGTGAAACCCGGTGATCTTGTAGTAGGTTCGGATTCACATACATGTGCCTATGGTTCCCTGGGTGCTTTTTCCACCGGCGTGGGCTCTACTGATATGGCAGCGGTGCTTGCTTCTGGCAAACTCTGGTTCCGTGTTCCCCAGACCATCCGCTTTGAGGTTGAAGGAAAACTGCCCGAGAGGGTTTATTCCAAGGACCTCATTCTTCACCTGATAGGAGATGTGGGTGTTGAAGGTGCAAGATACATGGCTGCAGAATATGCAGGCTCTACAGTACGTTCCCTTTCTATCTCAGAAAGGATGACCATGTCCAATATGGCCATAGAGATGGGAGGAAAGGCAGGTATCATCGAACCGGATGGTGTTACCGAAAAATACCTGCAGGAAAGAATTCCCGGCTATAAGCTTGATCCCGAGTGGGTTTCCGATGAGGGTGCGGATTACCAGGATATCCGTCACTACGATGTGTCGAACCTGGAGCCACAGCTTGCCTGTCCTCATAATGTTGACAATGTAAAGCCCGTTTCAGAAGTAGAAGGAACAAAAGTGGATCAGGTCTTTGTGGGCTCCTGTACCAACGGCAGGTTCGAGGACCTTGAAATTGTTGCCAATATGATGGGTGATGAACCTGTTGCAGAGGGTGTAAGGCTTCTGGTTATCCCTGCTTCAAGGACTGAATACCTGAAAGCCCTCAGAGCCGGATATATAGAACAGTTCATGGAAGCCGGTGCAATTGTGGAATCTGCATGTTGTGGACCATGTATGGGTGGCTCGTTCGGCCTTCTGGGTGACGGTGAAGTTGGCCTGGCAACCTCCAACAGGAATTTCCGTGGCAGGGAAGGAAGTGCTGAATCCTTTGTATATCTGGGTTCTCCTGCGACAGCCGCAGCTGCTGCACTGACAGGTGAAATAACCGATCCAAGAAAAATATAA
- the hxlB gene encoding 6-phospho-3-hexuloisomerase: MNTCNECEHLTLSMELMADQIKNIAQRIDKESIKKTIEYVMDADSIFIMGAGRSGLVGKAFAMRLMHLGFTSYVVGESTTPAVHKNDVVIAISGSGETRSVSDLGRIAKDIGATLITVTSNKDSTLGHISDATLEIQGRSKEDAGGYLERHMRGEYSHLTPLGTSFEISSLVFLDALVAELIFITGASEADLKSRHAKLE; encoded by the coding sequence ATGAATACCTGTAATGAATGTGAACACCTCACATTATCCATGGAATTGATGGCCGATCAAATAAAGAACATAGCACAGAGAATCGACAAGGAAAGTATCAAAAAAACCATTGAGTATGTAATGGATGCAGATTCCATTTTTATAATGGGAGCAGGGAGGTCGGGCCTTGTTGGAAAAGCTTTTGCTATGCGTCTCATGCACCTGGGATTTACAAGTTATGTTGTAGGAGAATCTACAACTCCTGCAGTACACAAAAACGATGTAGTAATCGCCATTTCCGGATCAGGTGAAACGCGCTCCGTATCAGATCTGGGAAGAATTGCAAAGGATATCGGAGCAACCCTGATAACAGTAACCTCCAACAAGGATTCCACACTTGGCCATATATCAGATGCAACTCTGGAGATACAGGGACGCAGCAAGGAAGACGCCGGCGGCTATCTTGAAAGACACATGAGAGGAGAATATTCCCACCTCACACCCCTGGGCACTTCCTTTGAAATTTCTTCCCTTGTCTTCCTTGATGCCCTTGTTGCAGAATTGATCTTTATCACAGGTGCATCAGAAGCAGATCTAAAATCGCGCCACGCCAAACTGGAGTGA
- a CDS encoding CBS domain-containing protein, protein MELTPIQKEILIALINLQRQKDSAVKGEEIANLIDRNPGTVRNQMQSLKMLGLVEGVPGPKGGYRATGTAYEALCVTSMEHEAIVPIYRNGELVQGATAAEIIFTTVRHPDLCNGRIKVIGNVRSFLEGDQVQVGPTPVNRLTVRGEIVGRDDTENSLLFSINEMVSLPKKSVKHYITHQPIYVSVNSTIQEAARILVSNNIHGAPVEDNGKMVGIVTFTDIGEALASGKMTLKVKDIMTKDLITINGNSSLSDAVQMFNKYDIGRLVVTLNDEPAGLLSKTDVLHELAVY, encoded by the coding sequence ATGGAACTTACTCCAATCCAGAAAGAAATACTAATTGCATTGATAAATTTACAGCGCCAGAAAGATTCGGCCGTTAAAGGGGAAGAGATCGCCAATCTGATTGACCGCAATCCAGGGACAGTTCGAAACCAGATGCAGTCACTGAAAATGCTGGGACTTGTAGAAGGAGTCCCCGGTCCAAAGGGAGGATACCGTGCAACGGGTACCGCCTATGAAGCTCTTTGTGTCACATCCATGGAACATGAAGCAATTGTGCCCATCTATCGTAACGGGGAACTTGTACAGGGAGCTACAGCTGCTGAGATTATATTCACAACAGTCAGGCATCCCGACCTTTGCAATGGCAGGATTAAAGTAATAGGCAATGTCCGCAGTTTCCTCGAAGGAGACCAGGTGCAGGTAGGGCCAACACCTGTTAACAGGCTGACAGTCCGCGGGGAAATCGTAGGCAGGGATGATACCGAAAACTCCCTTCTATTCTCAATAAATGAAATGGTTTCACTACCCAAAAAATCCGTCAAACATTACATAACTCACCAGCCAATTTATGTGAGCGTCAATTCAACCATTCAGGAAGCTGCCAGAATACTGGTTAGCAACAATATACACGGCGCACCCGTGGAAGATAATGGCAAAATGGTCGGTATCGTGACGTTCACAGATATAGGAGAAGCTCTTGCGAGTGGAAAAATGACCCTCAAAGTCAAAGATATTATGACAAAGGACCTTATCACCATTAACGGGAATTCTTCCCTCAGTGATGCAGTCCAGATGTTCAACAAGTACGATATCGGAAGACTTGTGGTGACACTCAACGACGAGCCTGCAGGACTGTTATCAAAAACCGATGTACTGCACGAACTTGCCGTTTACTAA
- a CDS encoding DHH family phosphoesterase produces MILGSGSIGFATAKALRELGKDLIIVDKDPQKVETLREEAYEAIVGDISEIETLRGLQTKKLSGVLIVSSDNEANKQALRNVKKHFRPSLYCVARASDVINLQEMEEIGADFVFMPSRIVSKSLSRSLERAESVRIGNQLSQWFSKNTGKTLAVVVHDNPDPDAIAGALALKLMAENYGLHPTILYNGEIGHQENKAFVNLLGINLEHMEGHDISEFDEIALVDCAVAGSNNMLSEGTHIGVVIDHHPVGDAEIDADFIDVRPNVGASATIMTKYLQELNIDISSEIATALLYGIRTDTLDFKRNTDPNDLSAASFLYPMADHEVLDQLERPSMSIETLDVLGQAIKNRQVVGSYLLSNVGNIRDRDTLPQAADYLLNLEGIFTTIVFGVSDEVIYVSGRSNDIRVNLGAILKKAFGEGSAGGHSTAAGAQIALGVFSDIKDRQTLLKLVDEAVVKKFLKAVGVEEVDE; encoded by the coding sequence CTGATACTCGGAAGTGGAAGTATTGGTTTTGCCACAGCAAAGGCATTGAGGGAATTAGGGAAAGACCTTATTATAGTAGATAAGGACCCACAAAAAGTCGAAACTCTGCGTGAGGAAGCCTATGAGGCGATAGTGGGTGATATTTCTGAGATCGAAACCCTACGTGGCCTTCAGACCAAAAAACTATCCGGTGTATTGATTGTCAGTTCAGACAACGAGGCCAATAAACAGGCTCTCAGGAATGTGAAAAAACATTTCCGTCCTTCTCTCTACTGTGTTGCAAGGGCATCAGATGTAATTAATCTGCAGGAAATGGAAGAAATTGGTGCGGATTTTGTATTCATGCCATCCCGGATAGTATCAAAATCCCTTTCAAGATCCCTTGAACGTGCTGAATCTGTGCGAATTGGTAACCAGCTATCCCAGTGGTTCAGCAAAAATACCGGTAAAACCCTTGCTGTAGTGGTTCATGACAACCCTGATCCCGATGCTATAGCAGGTGCCTTGGCCCTTAAACTCATGGCCGAAAATTATGGTCTGCATCCCACGATTCTCTATAATGGTGAAATAGGCCACCAGGAGAACAAGGCATTTGTAAATCTGCTGGGTATCAATCTCGAGCATATGGAAGGTCATGATATATCTGAATTTGATGAGATTGCACTTGTCGATTGTGCGGTGGCAGGGTCAAATAATATGCTTTCAGAAGGAACACATATTGGTGTGGTAATAGACCACCATCCTGTGGGTGATGCTGAAATAGATGCTGATTTTATTGATGTTCGCCCCAACGTGGGGGCTTCTGCTACTATAATGACCAAGTACCTGCAGGAATTGAATATAGATATCAGCAGTGAAATTGCCACAGCCCTCCTGTACGGCATTCGTACCGATACGCTGGATTTTAAACGCAATACCGACCCCAATGATCTTTCAGCTGCTTCTTTCCTTTACCCGATGGCCGACCATGAAGTTCTGGACCAGCTTGAAAGGCCGTCAATGTCCATTGAAACCCTTGATGTGCTCGGCCAGGCTATCAAGAACCGGCAGGTCGTTGGTAGCTACCTGCTTTCCAATGTGGGAAACATCCGGGACAGGGATACTCTTCCCCAGGCAGCCGATTACTTACTCAATCTTGAGGGTATATTTACCACAATAGTTTTTGGTGTAAGTGATGAAGTTATCTATGTTTCAGGACGCAGCAATGATATCCGTGTCAATCTGGGTGCCATACTGAAAAAGGCCTTTGGTGAGGGTTCTGCCGGTGGCCATTCCACAGCTGCAGGTGCACAGATTGCTCTGGGTGTTTTCAGTGACATAAAGGACCGTCAGACTTTACTGAAACTTGTGGATGAGGCAGTCGTTAAGAAATTCCTCAAGGCTGTCGGGGTAGAGGAAGTGGATGAATAA
- a CDS encoding Era-like GTP-binding protein — translation MGVIRSLKRNFTGFLKKLLNKKSARIGIYGPPNAGKTTLANRILRDWTGDAMGSVSNVAHETRRARRREGVTIKGNGNSLSLDIIDTPGLATKIDFHEFMEQGMSEAESKRRAKEATEGVIEAVKWLENLDGIILVMDATEDPFTQVNVTVIGNMEARGLPLLIAANKIDREDSSPSTIREAFPQHPLVAISALEGKNIDTLYEEIAKRFG, via the coding sequence ATGGGAGTAATAAGATCATTAAAAAGAAACTTCACAGGTTTCCTGAAGAAACTGCTCAATAAAAAAAGTGCAAGGATCGGCATTTATGGACCCCCAAATGCAGGGAAGACCACCCTTGCAAACCGCATACTACGTGACTGGACAGGAGATGCCATGGGATCGGTATCCAATGTCGCACATGAAACACGTCGTGCCAGGAGAAGAGAAGGAGTAACTATCAAAGGCAATGGTAATTCATTATCACTTGATATCATAGATACTCCCGGTCTTGCCACCAAGATAGATTTCCATGAATTCATGGAGCAGGGGATGAGTGAAGCAGAATCCAAACGCAGGGCAAAGGAAGCCACCGAAGGAGTTATTGAAGCGGTCAAATGGCTGGAAAACCTTGACGGTATAATCCTTGTAATGGATGCGACCGAGGACCCTTTTACACAGGTAAATGTCACTGTCATAGGAAATATGGAAGCTCGCGGCCTTCCGCTCTTAATCGCTGCCAACAAGATCGATCGTGAAGATTCATCTCCTTCAACAATAAGGGAAGCGTTCCCCCAGCATCCACTCGTTGCCATATCTGCCCTTGAAGGAAAGAACATTGATACTCTTTATGAGGAAATTGCAAAGAGATTTGGGTGA
- a CDS encoding CBS domain-containing protein, translating to MIPFQGVRKMIGENMQVKDAMSRGVVTVPMDATAAEVAETMANRDVSAVVAVDENGETFGFVSEMDILSRLGEKNWEIASIEDLMASSVETVNPGMKLKDAAKQMAEKHIHRLIVMSEDKVGASYRPIGILSPVDVIKYLIRK from the coding sequence ATGATACCTTTCCAAGGAGTCAGAAAAATGATAGGGGAAAATATGCAGGTAAAAGATGCAATGAGCAGAGGAGTGGTTACAGTGCCAATGGATGCAACCGCAGCAGAGGTAGCAGAAACAATGGCAAATCGTGATGTTTCTGCTGTTGTGGCGGTTGACGAAAATGGTGAAACCTTTGGATTTGTTTCCGAAATGGATATTCTCTCCAGACTCGGAGAGAAAAACTGGGAAATTGCCTCAATAGAAGACCTAATGGCATCATCTGTTGAAACCGTGAATCCAGGTATGAAACTAAAGGATGCAGCAAAACAGATGGCTGAAAAACACATACATCGCCTGATAGTAATGTCAGAGGATAAAGTAGGTGCGTCATACAGGCCAATCGGGATACTGAGCCCGGTAGACGTAATAAAATATCTTATCCGAAAATAA